The window TTCACTATTTGAAATTGTGCCATATTATTTAGAGCATCATTATTTGATGAATGAGATAACACTCTAATGCAAGAtttcatttttattatttttcataGTATTTAATTCATGCATGCCATGAAATTTTTTAATTGGATGCGAGATTGAATGAAATTAAACTTTAGCTCTCAATGGACATGTGGAAGAGTTCAAATTGTTGTAAACTGTGTGAAACGGGCTTCATACTTCAATCTAGATGAACCTcatatcctctctctctctcaagctcTTTGTCATGTCATCGATTTTGCTAATATGTCACCTcatttaaagaaaatgaaatcCCACAGAGAAGAGCTACTTGATGATAGCATATTTGGACCTGGAATAAAAACACAGGAAAGAGGAAAACACAAAGAAATAGAATGCAGCAAAAAGCGAGAAAAACTACATGATTTATTAAAAACATAAGAATGAAAGAAGTGCATTGTTTGGATCAATGGGAGATTAGTATACTAGGATTTGTTCATTGCAGCAATCATTAGTTACTAAAAAATatgtttcgcaaaaaaaaagttactaAAAAATAGTACTTTATTACTCTGTCAGGACCAATAGGAGAGCAACAGTGAGAAACTGTGTTATTGATAGGAGCCACTGAGAAAAAATTCTTTCCTTTAGCTTTCACTTGATCAGTTTTCCCCTATGAAACATGAATGAGAGAAACTCTTTCCTTAGGAATGGAAATAACGATTCCTTTAATCCAAACAGCAACATTGCAAAACTTTCTATAGGAATCGAAAACTGTATTTTCCCCCTTTGGTTTTCCATCAATCAACAGGAAACCTTGAATGGTTTTAGTGTCACAAGAAGTTCAAAAGACGAGGAAAGAACACTAATTGAAAGAAGAGTTAAGAAGCATCAGTAAATTTTCCTCCtcttctaaaaataaaactttTTTTGGACGGATCAAATAAACTCAACTTGATGGCAGTTTGGAATTTCCATCTCTTACATCTTGTAGTGCAAGAAAGAAAGGGAGCGGGGAGCCACACTGCCTGGAACACGAGAGAGCCACACACGCTGTAGGTTGAAAACGGACGGAAATATTCCTGTTCTGACCCATTTCGTTTTCTATTTTTGTCCGCCCGTTTTCGTAATTGTGGGATTCTGTTTCCGTATTTACGGAAGTAGAAATAAAGTTTCCTTGTCCGTTTCCGAGGAATCCCGTTTTTACATGAAATTGACCCGCATTTATTCCGTTTTTCATCCCGTTTTTAATCTACATAAGATATGTCTAAAAATTAATATGTACAAAAACATACCAATCACTAAGTATGCATGTTAACATGTTAACACATGAATATTGGACTAATAACTTCGTATGTGTATATTATTTTGTGACTTTGTTAATGTATACTCGAGAATATTTGATCGCGTTATTCTTTCTGGCTCAACGTCCGTATTGGCTCGTTTCCGTACTTCCGCGTAATCCAATCTCATTTCTATACCCGTATTTTCCGAATTCGATTCTGTTTCCGtcaaaaaatatagaaatagAAGTAGAAATGAGATTTTTCCGTGGTTTCCGTCCATTTTCATCCCTGCACAGGCACGCCGCCTTCTGGAGACCGGTTGGAGTTCAGAGCTTCCAGACACAGAAACCTCCAACTCGAACCCCCCTCCATCGCATCCAACCCTCCGGCCTCCCCGCGAATTCTTCCCTCCCCTTTCGCCGCGAATCCAACCGCCCCGCAAAACCCTAGGCCGATGCGGCCGATCCGGCTGCCCGAGCCACCGGGCGTCGACGGCATGGAGACGCCCGAGAtcttctccggcggcggcgccgccgccaccgtcgtccgccgcgccgtcctCATCGGCAACGGCTCCCCCGGCGCCGAGAACCAGTGCCTCGGCCTCGCCCGCGCCCTCGGCCTCGCCGACAACCTCACCCTCTACGTCAGTTCCCCTTCCGTGCCCTCTCGTTTACTCCTCCCAGACTCCCAGCACCCACCATTTCTGTTCTGCGCATTTTCCTGTTCTGCTGTCGAGACGTGCTGGCAGGAGTGGCTGCTCTATTCCGATTGCTCGTGTAGCCGCGTTGGGCCGTTGCAAAATCTAGTACTTTTTTTGTGTTAATTTTGCTCTTGGGGCTTGCTTGGCTTGCAGCGTGTCACGAGGCCGAGGGGAGGGATCAACGAGTGGCTGCACTTTGTCCCCATTTCCCTGCACAAGTTTATAGACCAAGTGCTCAGGCAGTTCTTCCGCAACACGAGGTTCGCAATAGTGGTTCAGGGGAGGAAGCCCTATCGTGTTCCGAATGCCGGTTCTGTCGGGTTGTCCACTGTTCTGGAAGCTGACGTCAAGAAGATTGTGACTCTGGCTCGTGATACATATGAGAAGTAAGTCCCAATTGCTGTTGTATCTTTGATCCATTGCTTCCTTCTATGAACTTGTACTGCAGGCAGTCTTTCTTCTTTAAACAGTTGCTCATGTTAAGGCTCACCGAAATAATtgaccaattcatgagtttttgCCCCATTGGAATTAGTATGATTGCCAATTAGAAgctaccccaactcgcttgggacaaaaggtctTGTGCCTGAACTGTGACcttttgtgtcttttgggtttcatctctagcctaccccaactcgcttgggacaaaaggctatgttgttgttgctgttgctgctgccaaTTAGAAGCTACAACAAACTGGAATCCCAGAAATTACCTTATTTATTGCATCACAATGTCCTTTTTGGCATATCGACTTATTTGTTGTCTTTGGATCTGCTGATGTATTGTGATCTTTGGTACCTTGACATATATGTAATGCACACACGTTTTGTCCATAAATAAGTATGCGCATTTTGCTTCAAGTAAAGGACATGTTGTATGAGGAAATCTTGTTTATGATCATTTGAATGACATTCATTTGGTTCATCAATTTTTTTGTCACAAACAACTTAATTGTATAACTCAATGTTCATTTTCTCCATGGCTGTAACGCATATCCCTGGCAGTGTGAGCCCCATAGAAAATTTAAGTTCTTGCTTGAACATGTTCCTTGCTTGTTGGTCGGTTTGTCAAGTTTTGTAATGTTCTCAGATTAGGCAGTCCTACTAGCTTCCAAACATTATGATAAGACGTGGACATGACATCATGACAATTAATTCTTATTCCAGGGAAGGTCCAACATTAGTTGTTGCGTGTGGCTGGGACACCATATCATATTCAAGCTTGATAAAGGAAGTAGCTTCAGATAATGTGTTTGTCATTCAGGTAGTATTCGAATCTAATAATCTGACTTTCACTGTTATCTGTTAATACAGTAGATCACAAAATAAATCTACTCTGTCTTGAAATTTTTTATCTAATTCTTGTATTGTGCTGCTTCGATATCAGATCCAGCACCCCAGGTCTCGCCTTGATAGGTTTGATTTGGTGGTGACTCCTCGCCATGATTACTATGTTTTAACTGCTAGTGGACAACAAGAAGTTCCACGCCTATTCCGGAGATGGATTACTCCGCAGGAACCACCTGGGAGCAATGTGGTATGCTGTTTTCTCATTACTTGCATGGTTAAAATAGCTTGCACATTGGTGGCGTGCTAATTCTGAACTTTGAATGTTCAGGTGCTTACTGTTGGTGCACTACACCAAGCTGATTCTGCTGCGCTACGGCTTGCTGCTATAGCCTGGCATGATGAGCTTGCCCCTTTGCCTAAGCCTTTGCTTGTTGTCAACATCGGTGGACCCACAAGTAACACTCTGGCTCCTGCAACTGTTTTACATATATTAGTCCTGTTTTGACTTAGATGCAGAGTAAATCTAGAAGTGATGCCAGTTGTTGTACTCAAATAGGGATACCGTTGGTTGTGGCCTGACTAATGCATATTTGCATTTAATGAGTGACTTTGTTATTTCTTTTACTGGTCAGAGGCCTTTTTCTTCATTTTGGGATCACCTATGATACGCTTGTTCTGTAATCTGATGATCCTAACAAagatttgatctcttgactcctagtgtattactatgctaaATTATTATTAGACCGGCAACAAATAAGGGTGCAAATATGGAAGATGATCCTTTTGGGTTGCAACATTAATGTGATGTTTAGTTTAGTTCAGTGATTCAAATATTCCATACATTCATGCTACTGGACTTCATTTCACAAAAACTTGCAAAATTAATGTGACGAAGTTCATTGATTCAGAAATTCCATACATTTATGATACTGGAAAAACAATTTGAGGTCCCACATGTTTGTTCTATATCCAATTCACTCAATAAACCCATTGCCCATCCATCCAAATAGTTATTTTCCAGTGATAAGAGGGCTTAACAAGTTGCTCCAATTTGAGGCAAGGTCAGTCTATTCACCACATCCGATGGAATTAATAGCAGAAACAAGAATAGGGCTTTCACTAGCTGGAAGAAAATTTCTCTTAATATTGTTGTTTCATTGATTACATAAACCACGGTTCAGGGTCTTCGCACACTACTTTTCCTTCCAGATTCCATAGCAAAGCCATAGGCCATATCCAAGTCAACTCAGGCCAATAAATCCAGGGCATAGTTTCCGCTGTAGTGAATCTGGTAGCTAGAATAGAAAATAATGCATTGCCATTTTCTGCACGTGTCTATGTTGGAGGAGTTCAATGTCAACTATCTTGGAGGAGTTTTCCCTTTTCTGACTTGCATACCTATTGGCCTTCAagcatttctcttttttttcttctcatctaATTCTTTGGATTTCGTTTCAAAATGATATGCTGATTGCTTTTTCATACTCAGATGCATGATAATCTTTTTAATGTGTTCCGTCTTTCAATGTTCAGGGAATTGCAAATATGGTGTAGACCTTGCCAAACAGCTCATAAGTTCTCTGTATAATGTGCTAGATAGCTGTGGGAGTGTCAGAATATCATTCTCTCGGAGAACACCGTGGAAGGTAGGATATTTGCCAGTTTTTCTTGATATCTGGCAGTTTTATTATAGTATAAGTGGGTAAGCTTGACACTTTAATTGTCTCCCGGCAGGTCACTGATATTGTATTTAAAGAATTTGCTGGACATCCAAAGGTCTATATTTGGGATGGTGAAGGTAGACCAGAATACTAGCACTATCCTGTTCAGTGTTTATACTTTTTGCTCAAATTGTTAAACTTGTGACTCTCACTCTCTTTGTGCAGAACCTAACCCTCACATGGGACATCTTGCATGGGCTGATGCTTTTGTTATAACAGCAGACTCGATAAGTATGTTAAGTGAGGCATGCAGCACAGGGTAAGCTGTCTATTTATTTGAACAACTTGCAAGTTGTAACACTTTTGTCAAGTTTCATGAGTGTGACAAGCTTCAAATCATAATTACTACAGGAAACCTGTTTATGTTATTGGGGCCGAGCATTGTAAATGGAAGTTTTCAGCATTTCACAAGACTCTGAGGGAGCGAGGGGTTGTCCGTCCATTCACTGGATTGGAAGATGTAAGTTTGTTAATATTGTTACAAATGAAAAATGATAATCTGTCTTGTGTGCCCACTCGATAATGTAAGCATATTCTGTTTGATTATTATCAATTTTGATATCAACTACAAAATGCTGAACATTGTTTTGCACTCAATATACATACTTAATTGCATCTCAGCTCAAAGAGTTTATCTGCACAACTATGGCAGGGCGAATGGTGTATATTTACACTCACCACCAGTTATAGGTCCTGTTATGATTTCATCAAAATACATCAGAACTGTCTAGAGCTCTCTAGTCAGTGCATAAATTGTGCTGGATGGGAATTACGAATTCTACAGCACATTAGTTCCTGTTGTTTTGCATCATGTAGCTTGCACCACCATATAAAAGATCTTAGTAGATATACCTATGCTGGTAGAAAGATCAAAATCAACAGAAGCTAATCTGTTTTATTGAAGTGCCAACCTGACTACCTATGACAGCTAGGAgttcatttattttatttagtcTCGAAGCTTAAATGGTTGTACTTTCTCAGCTATATCACTGCTCTTTTTTCCTTGTAGATTTCAAATAGCTGGAGCTACGCCCCCCTAAATGACGCCATTGAAGTAGCTACTCGTGTGCGTGAAGTGATTGCAGAACGAGGGTGGACAGTGCGATGATAGTGATCACAAGTAGCACTGTATTATTCtgtcaacttctcttcagcctcTGGATATAGGGATcctggatatatatatatggtaaaTTATACAGTTTGGTTAACATCACATGGATTCGCTTTATGTCGTGGAGGAAGAATAATATAGCCAGGGAATGGCCTGTACAAAAGCTGACCTCTTTTTGGTGGTATACCCCAATTTTTGGATGAGTGCACAGCTTCCGggagatgtttttggtttgGCAACTGGCAATGCGTTGCCTCATGTAAATTTGACGCTGCTGGAAAGAATTGGAGTAGGTAGAGTTGGGAATATGTGAAAACTTGAACTTGCCACAGCGTGTTTGATTCTTTTGACTTTGCCCTGTTTGGTTGATTTTTTGTATCATGAAACATGTATCAGCTTTTGTTATGAAACTGATGCTATCgttgactttttttttaaaaaaactaatgaCTGGGTTTCACTGTTGCCTATATTCATGGTGGTTGGGACTTGAATGTATTGGGCTTCAATTGCATTCTGGAAACGCTCCACGCCCATCATCAGGCTGCTTGTCTGCGCAATAATAATCTGGAGATGCACAGTCTGAGCTCGTAACTTCTCGCTAATAACACCAGTGCACATATGACCTCCGTGAGGTGTACCTCCAATCCTTTTTAATTTAAATCACCAATTTGCACTTCTATGATCCGCTTGCTCTTCACTGATGAAACTAACGTTCATgcgaggccgaggccgaagCTGAGGGAGACTCTGTGATGATCAGATTGAGAGTTTCTGCACCGGTCAGGAGCGAGGACCTAGGGGGTTGTCTTCGCAATGCTTTGGATACACTGATCTGTGCACGTTTCCCTTCGAACGAGTATCCCACGGCGGAATATAGTACCTGCACGTCGACTGCATCAGGAGATCGAAACGGCACTTTGACAATGATGCTGAATTGACTGTGCGATCCCTTTCAGGCTTGCAAATTAAATTTgcaaaaatcaaacaaataaGGTCAGTTCTTGCGGCTGACGCTCTTTGTTACAATATTGAGGTGCAAAAAGGATGCAGTCAGGTGAAACAATCTTCGCATTTTTGAACTAGTCTGTTCATCCAACACGACGTATATTACTTCGTTACCGACAATTTATGTTTGGTCCACGTTTTTTTTTGTACCATGGACTTGGTAGTGTATATGTTGCAAATAGTTTGATCTATTTTTTTGACGCCTCTTATCTGGGTACAGCTGTAGTATCTGTCCATACATGTACACGCACACTTCACTCGCACCACTATACACGTACAAACAGCTCTACAATTACACTCAGAATCGAAGACCGCTTCCTTCTTGAGATCACCGGATGACTGTAAACGACGAGTACGTCGTACTCCTTTTATGGCTCCACGCGTGAGAGGTTGCAGATTTAAAATGAAATACTGTTCTGGGGTGCGAATCTGCGCAGAGCCGCGCTCGAACGCGGGCGGCAGGC is drawn from Panicum virgatum strain AP13 chromosome 1N, P.virgatum_v5, whole genome shotgun sequence and contains these coding sequences:
- the LOC120655957 gene encoding mitochondrial fission protein ELM1-like codes for the protein MRPIRLPEPPGVDGMETPEIFSGGGAAATVVRRAVLIGNGSPGAENQCLGLARALGLADNLTLYRVTRPRGGINEWLHFVPISLHKFIDQVLRQFFRNTRFAIVVQGRKPYRVPNAGSVGLSTVLEADVKKIVTLARDTYEKEGPTLVVACGWDTISYSSLIKEVASDNVFVIQIQHPRSRLDRFDLVVTPRHDYYVLTASGQQEVPRLFRRWITPQEPPGSNVVLTVGALHQADSAALRLAAIAWHDELAPLPKPLLVVNIGGPTRNCKYGVDLAKQLISSLYNVLDSCGSVRISFSRRTPWKVTDIVFKEFAGHPKVYIWDGEEPNPHMGHLAWADAFVITADSISMLSEACSTGKPVYVIGAEHCKWKFSAFHKTLRERGVVRPFTGLEDISNSWSYAPLNDAIEVATRVREVIAERGWTVR